The Devosia sp. MC521 genome has a segment encoding these proteins:
- the ubiA gene encoding 4-hydroxybenzoate octaprenyltransferase has translation MAVSPGTVADAKKNNWLDQYAPEPVKPYGRLARWDRPIGIWLLFWPCVWGLGLAAVYQPERGFDWFAAILMLIGAALMRGAGCTFNDIVDRDIDDKVARTRSRPIPSGQVTAKQALIFLVAQTLISAVILFQFNRFTVWACVFSLVLVAIYPFMKRVTWWPQAFLGLAFSYGALVGFSSQIGGLTLAPILMYAGTILWVIGYDTIYALQDVEDDALVGVKSTARLFGANVGPAVATLYVGAFVFWIAAAVTAGAGVIFAVIALIGAGLLAWQLYTLDATKADNPLVRFQNNHYVGIVISLALLAEWVW, from the coding sequence ATGGCTGTTTCACCTGGCACTGTTGCCGACGCCAAGAAAAACAATTGGCTCGATCAATACGCGCCCGAACCCGTAAAACCCTATGGTCGCTTGGCGCGTTGGGATCGCCCCATCGGTATTTGGCTTTTGTTCTGGCCCTGCGTTTGGGGTCTGGGCCTCGCCGCTGTCTATCAGCCCGAGCGCGGCTTCGATTGGTTCGCCGCCATTCTCATGCTGATTGGTGCTGCCCTGATGCGCGGCGCGGGCTGCACCTTTAACGACATTGTTGATCGCGACATCGACGATAAGGTTGCCCGCACCCGTTCGCGCCCGATTCCCTCGGGACAGGTCACCGCCAAACAAGCGCTGATTTTCCTCGTCGCGCAGACTTTGATCTCCGCTGTTATCCTTTTCCAGTTCAATCGCTTCACCGTTTGGGCCTGCGTTTTCTCCCTGGTTCTGGTCGCCATCTATCCCTTTATGAAGCGCGTCACCTGGTGGCCGCAGGCCTTTTTGGGCCTCGCCTTCTCCTATGGCGCACTCGTGGGCTTTTCGAGCCAGATCGGCGGGCTCACTTTGGCACCGATACTGATGTATGCGGGCACGATTCTCTGGGTCATCGGCTATGACACCATCTACGCCCTGCAAGATGTTGAGGACGATGCGCTGGTTGGCGTTAAATCCACGGCCCGCCTATTCGGTGCTAATGTCGGCCCTGCGGTCGCCACGCTCTACGTTGGCGCCTTTGTTTTCTGGATCGCCGCTGCGGTTACGGCCGGGGCAGGGGTGATCTTTGCCGTCATCGCGCTCATCGGTGCGGGGCTCTTGGCGTGGCAGCTTTATACGCTCGACGCGACCAAGGCCGATAACCCGCTCGTTCGGTTTCAGAATAACCACTATGTCGGCATTGTTATTTCACTGGCGCTGCTCGCCGAGTGGGTGTGGTAA
- a CDS encoding DUF6101 family protein produces the protein MVFGVAMEGSSVQLTFTRSALAGQRFEGANDNGHREPVKTVTVRKQLEQSGVAIKVKVPVTEFVGVAVATKISDEGMLTSVIELVHADHELNYKVFEEEGNLNVVAEWQNWGKKLRLPLFIKAGDGSYMPYTQQVDGVMVGQTAPRRRLAADAARRPRFLNRRQTGQLEA, from the coding sequence ATGGTTTTTGGCGTTGCGATGGAAGGCTCCTCAGTTCAGCTCACCTTCACCCGTTCGGCACTCGCTGGGCAGCGTTTCGAAGGCGCAAACGACAACGGCCACCGCGAACCGGTGAAAACCGTTACCGTCCGCAAGCAGCTTGAACAGAGCGGCGTCGCCATTAAGGTGAAAGTGCCCGTGACTGAGTTCGTTGGTGTTGCTGTTGCCACCAAAATCTCGGACGAAGGCATGCTCACCAGCGTGATCGAACTCGTCCACGCAGACCATGAACTGAACTACAAAGTCTTTGAAGAAGAAGGCAATTTGAACGTCGTTGCCGAGTGGCAGAACTGGGGCAAGAAGCTCCGCCTGCCGCTGTTCATCAAGGCTGGCGATGGCTCTTACATGCCATACACGCAGCAGGTTGATGGCGTTATGGTCGGCCAGACCGCACCGCGCCGCCGCCTTGCCGCTGACGCAGCCCGCCGCCCGCGTTTCCTCAACCGCCGTCAGACCGGCCAGCTTGAGGCTTAA
- a CDS encoding 3'(2'),5'-bisphosphate nucleotidase CysQ, with protein MPAYSRSYSDDLELLRSTAVAAGLIASSFFRRDIKTWTKENSSPVSEADIMVDRFLAANLLQARPDYGWLSEETVDNPSRLDSARCFVVDPIDGTRAFLRGEEYWTISIAVVEHGVPVAGVVYAPALDEMYDAVKGGGARMNARPLQRSRRAGALPMIPAPGAVHQEIQATGLDYTRGPAYPSLAYRLVQVATGRLDAAVSRRGSQDWDIAAAALILSEAGMDFADVCLGYPQFNKRDVRHGALAALSDISLKPVIHAALIKVYGCPEPQGCETDQQPT; from the coding sequence ATGCCGGCTTATTCCAGAAGTTACAGTGATGATCTGGAGCTGCTCCGCTCCACTGCGGTCGCAGCGGGCCTCATTGCGTCCAGCTTTTTCCGTCGTGATATAAAGACTTGGACCAAAGAGAACTCCTCCCCAGTCAGCGAAGCCGACATAATGGTCGATCGCTTCTTGGCCGCGAACCTGTTGCAGGCGCGCCCCGACTACGGCTGGCTCTCTGAGGAAACCGTCGACAATCCTAGCCGTCTCGATAGCGCCCGCTGCTTTGTGGTTGATCCCATTGATGGCACACGCGCTTTCCTGCGCGGCGAGGAATATTGGACCATTTCCATTGCGGTGGTGGAACACGGCGTTCCTGTCGCCGGCGTTGTCTATGCCCCAGCGCTCGACGAAATGTATGACGCTGTTAAAGGCGGTGGCGCGCGCATGAACGCCCGCCCATTGCAGCGCAGCCGCCGTGCGGGCGCTTTGCCGATGATCCCTGCGCCCGGTGCAGTTCATCAGGAAATTCAAGCCACTGGCCTCGATTACACGCGCGGCCCTGCTTATCCATCCTTGGCTTACCGCCTTGTGCAGGTCGCCACCGGTCGCCTGGACGCCGCTGTTTCGCGCCGCGGATCGCAAGATTGGGATATTGCCGCAGCCGCGCTAATCCTGAGCGAAGCGGGGATGGATTTTGCCGATGTCTGCCTTGGCTACCCCCAATTTAACAAACGAGATGTGCGTCACGGGGCTCTTGCGGCCCTCTCGGACATCAGCCTAAAACCAGTTATCCACGCTGCCCTGATCAAGGTTTATGGTTGTCCAGAACCGCAGGGTTGCGAAACTGACCAACAACCAACCTGA
- a CDS encoding DUF4170 domain-containing protein has product MAATPDQQLLHLVIGGELSSLEGVTFTDLDKVDIVGVYPNYAAAYAVWKQKAQMTVDSAQTRYFIVHLHRLLNPEQTGQ; this is encoded by the coding sequence ATGGCTGCTACACCGGATCAGCAACTCCTCCACCTCGTTATTGGTGGCGAACTATCGAGCCTTGAGGGCGTGACCTTCACCGATCTCGATAAGGTGGATATTGTTGGCGTTTATCCCAATTACGCCGCTGCCTATGCGGTTTGGAAGCAGAAGGCACAGATGACCGTTGATAGCGCGCAGACGCGCTACTTCATTGTTCACCTGCACCGCCTGCTCAACCCAGAGCAAACTGGTCAGTAA
- a CDS encoding DUF2093 domain-containing protein, giving the protein MNIFEKGFTPSEATLLYGDGDYKLIKSGTFVRCAITGKTIPLDELHYWSVDRQEAYADAAAATEAFERFGRGN; this is encoded by the coding sequence ATGAACATCTTCGAAAAAGGCTTCACGCCGAGCGAAGCGACCCTGCTTTATGGTGATGGCGACTATAAGCTTATTAAGTCAGGCACTTTCGTGCGCTGCGCCATAACCGGCAAGACCATTCCGCTCGACGAATTGCACTATTGGAGCGTTGATCGGCAGGAAGCTTACGCCGATGCTGCAGCGGCCACTGAGGCGTTTGAACGTTTCGGCCGAGGCAATTGA